In one window of bacterium DNA:
- a CDS encoding restriction endonuclease gives MDKKFSKDIQSLINAYEFLVKGIDTKAKESEGRAYGGIIRAGKGMLVESLAKSLIEIAWKELGRKPERLSLAKETVKIPIKKEYIERLKSPEVKKFIKEHIKKFYYCLRTDVHVHIDGKFKIAMECKAYTENAMLKRILVDFTLFKQVFPDLAFVLFQLESQLGGDYSSTNYVKYGSPSTHTLLSYFDIDLNIITLLEGERRVDKPIHKPEYYKSLRKESLLTALEVFKNLLR, from the coding sequence ATGGACAAAAAATTTTCAAAAGACATACAATCGCTTATTAACGCTTATGAATTTTTAGTTAAAGGCATTGATACAAAAGCTAAAGAGTCAGAAGGCAGGGCTTATGGTGGGATAATTAGAGCTGGCAAGGGAATGCTCGTTGAGAGTTTGGCAAAAAGTTTAATTGAAATAGCATGGAAAGAATTAGGAAGAAAGCCAGAAAGATTATCCCTTGCAAAAGAAACAGTAAAAATTCCAATTAAGAAAGAATACATTGAACGGCTTAAAAGCCCAGAAGTAAAGAAATTTATAAAGGAGCATATCAAAAAATTTTACTATTGCTTAAGAACAGATGTTCATGTGCATATTGATGGAAAATTTAAAATTGCTATGGAGTGCAAAGCATATACAGAAAATGCAATGCTAAAAAGAATTTTGGTTGACTTTACATTATTTAAACAAGTTTTCCCTGACCTTGCTTTTGTATTATTTCAATTGGAAAGCCAGCTTGGTGGTGATTATTCTTCTACTAACTATGTTAAATATGGTAGTCCCTCTACTCATACTTTGCTTTCATATTTTGATATTGACCTAAACATAATTACATTGCTTGAAGGAGAAAGAAGGGTTGATAAACCAATTCATAAGCCAGAATACTATAAATCCT